Sequence from the Cucumis sativus cultivar 9930 chromosome 1, Cucumber_9930_V3, whole genome shotgun sequence genome:
TTTAATTATCACAATAACAGTGAGCAGAAGTGTATTGATTTCAAGAAAGTTGATGCTTATGTTCACCAGTTGAAAGGCAGCAGCTCAAGGTTCATTATTCaccctttttcttcattttatccTCTCTTTTTATCTTAAATCTTTTAACCAATCAATATGTCTTGATGTCGATGGATATTTTTTCGTTTTATTTCCTTGAATTCAACTGTATGAATAGACAGAAATGATAATTCAAATTCCCTAACCTTCTAGTTATGAATATATCATTTAATAGTTTGTTCCTGCTTGTGCTCGAGTGAGAGAggatgaatatttttttcatgtcGTCAATAAATCTTTTTAGTTGAGATGATATACCAAACCACTTTTAGTtcatagttattattattattcttttattccttttaCGAAAACATTTACATATGTGgataaaattttggttaaattgtaaagaatcttattaatagtttaaaaatcGAGTAACaactaatttctaaattttcaagacGTATTAAACTCATAAgccaatatttttctttaaaaaaaaaaccctcgTAATAACGATTAGTATAAGGTTTGATGTTTCATATTTGACggaattatattatttatgattttcatTCTATGGTTAGAGAATGTTTCCATATATAAACTCTCTACCTCTAGAAGTGTGTTATTGCTCtgtaatttgaattattcttcttttattcatgAACGCATAATACCTAACACGTCAATAATAAACCGTTGTATTTATTGTTTGGTGTGCTTAGAGTTTGTTACttatattaacaatatacatacatatacatataaaataatacacaCAGCATTGGAGCAAACAAAGTGCAGATGGCTTGCATTGCTTTTCGCAACTACTGTCATGATATGAACATTCAAGGGTCAGCCTTCTTTAACATTattaatcttctttttcatgctttattttatttttgtccttCAATAGATTTGCAAATTTAATCCCCATCACTTTGTAACTAAAACTTTTCACAaatcatgaaaattatttataaaattttattaaattaagtagGTTTTATAAAGTACgttttaaatacaacaaatgGAAGTGGGAGATCCAAAATTTTTCATCCACGagatataaaaattaatttgaattaataaagtttttctAATATTGATTGATGATATTATTGTTAGGTGCCTAAAATGTTTACAACATGTGAAGGAGGAATTTGCTTTAGTGAAGAACAAGTTGGAGACTCTCTTTAAggtatatttttgttttacattAACTTTCCTTTcatacttattttatttatttattcactttgttaagttttttctttttaaataaattattttttcttttagtaatcTATTTTCCTCGAAgtgtttaataattaaaatactattttagttCACAAGTTGTGAAGTTTCTTTAGTGATCTCTACactttcaacaaattttaaaattaattttgtttttatcgtTGGTTTATTgttgactttttcttttttgctatttcttaccattttcattttgatttttgaaaacgCATGCATGAACATATTGTACGTTTTCTAGCATGAAGGACGTCATTGTTATTTGATCAATCTTGATATAACTAAGGGATTAGACTAAGCTTTATTAAAAGTACATTGTCTAAAAAATTagacatttgaaaacatagaaaactaaaatctaacaaaatctcggataccaaaatgatattttaacttgtcgtttcttattttctagaatgagaaaaaagaaaaaaccaaaactaaacGGAAAAAAGATAAAGTCTTTGATCAAAAATCCAAAACCATTTAGAtgctaattattatatatatattatttggttaattatttgaagattAGGAGGTTAATGaaagtttatgtttattaatttggGTAATTTGATATTTGCAGGTAGAGAAAGAGTTTTTGGAAGCCAATGCCTCAAATCCAATATGTAACAAATGACCAACCAAATCACAATGaatatttaaagttaattCTATGGTATTTTAgatagattttgtaaatatttcatattctaattaatctctatttaaagttattattattattatcatctttctctttatatttaattatcctttttttccctaagttgtttatattattaactattttgtatatttttctttttctttaaggaGTAATGTGAAGTTTTAGAGATATTGTGTCAAAAGTAGTGTAGAGTCACATTTCTAAATGTTGGATatgcataattttaaaagcttctttttttcaaaagaaaaaaacttttatagtTTATGCATTTATATGGAAGAGAAAATTACAACCATGTTGTGccaaaaatcaaacttaaattatatttattggacatgataatttatatgtgtggatttttatgttttaagtgaTTTTGGACATGTGATTCATATGGATTAAGATATATAGTGTAGATGATAAGAATATCATCCTTAAAATTGACTTTCTAGCTTGTTCACACATTCGCacggaaaaaacaaaaaatgatgtTGTTGGAGTGTTTTGAATTCATTACGTGATGCTATGAACAAACTCGTACAAGGGTTTCATTGACTTGTGAGTGAGTCGAGGACTAGGGATAGCGCGCCCTGGTGGGGTTCGAGGGCAACGGTTCTTAAAGTTCTTCGACTTTCGTAATTGAGGGTATGTACTTGTTTATGagttatttatgttttaacaCTAGGGCTTAGAGAAAAGTGCATGTCTAACCTAGTGGCGCCGTTTTGTATTCTAAagtattttttctaattataaaattgttttccaTTTGTCCAATGAACGTAGCTAACACAGTATTAGTAAACaatgtatatatgtacattaatctttatatattttttgtattgcttaattgttgatgattttgtaacaaacaaatacaatggtttgattttatttataggctcattaattattatgaaaatcaatcaacacataataaacaaaataaataaatggagaTCAGATAGCGTTTTAAGATAACTAGATAATCTAAAACCAAGCATATGATAGATAATCTAAAGTATAACTTTATCACAAACAAACATGATTATCCATTcttaaaaatctatcaaaacATCGCTTTTAATACTAAAAGAATCCTAAAcctaaataatttctttaatcatTCACTTCATAAGTAGAATTCGATAAGTGATATAGAAGTCTATAACTTATAGTTACTATTAGATTCAAtacacataaaataaaaaaaaaaatcaataatacaaATCTAATAATGATAGACatcaagaaacttcaatataCAACTATAGTTCTAACAATACAACTCTATGATTTGGATTAAGCTACCAATGATAGAAGCCTACCTTTTAATAGCTAGACATCTATACAGTTCTAACCCCAAAGGAAACTATTTCTGCTAAAAGAGTAtgaatatgtgtgtgtgtgaactgatcttttgatttttttttggacaaaAGCTTGAAACCTTCTGCTCACCACAAGACAACCAAAGCACTCCATTTTCATTATAGTGAATAATgtataaaagagagagaatgaggtttaaaataatactttGTTGTCTTGTGGTCAGCAAaaggtt
This genomic interval carries:
- the LOC101213011 gene encoding histidine-containing phosphotransfer protein 1, with protein sequence MEDVIHLQTQFLRYKVSLFKEGYLNDQFKEIENLEDESNPKFVEEVVTIFFEDSHRLINELAKALEQKCIDFKKVDAYVHQLKGSSSSIGANKVQMACIAFRNYCHDMNIQGCLKCLQHVKEEFALVKNKLETLFKVEKEFLEANASNPICNK